A section of the Ignavibacteriales bacterium genome encodes:
- a CDS encoding insulinase family protein gives MDKAQPLLVNKDLYIPRVDFREFTLDNGLRVVLSRNERIPSVAVNCTYHVGSKDEEPGQSGLAHLFEHLLFEGTANTKNGEFDLLLQERGGESNAYTSTDVTSYYVVIPSNQLEFALWLDSDRMAGFGIDQKSLDIQKDVVLEEKMTIYDNTPYGSLEEESSKRLFNGSRYSNMIIGSADDIKNATLGEIRKFWERYYRASNAVLSITGDIDYNKTEDLVRKYYGEFDRKDKPAKPAFDEIISNGAEMVEIYDNVQLPATFHFFRLPKMGSKENYAMKVISSILSDGDSSRLYKDLVIENIASEIETSVYEMEDVSMFSLFSYGYAGKDTREMEFVIDRTLDDLAEGRFTEEEISKVKNKIETTFSTRRHSIIGLADKLSSLKIFYDDVDLINTEIKYYLNTTADDLVDTVRRFLDRSRRVVLNYLPNL, from the coding sequence ATGGACAAAGCTCAGCCCCTTCTTGTAAATAAAGACCTTTATATTCCGAGAGTTGACTTCCGGGAATTTACACTCGACAATGGTTTGCGTGTGGTTCTTTCACGTAATGAAAGGATACCGTCCGTCGCTGTTAATTGCACGTATCACGTCGGTTCTAAAGACGAAGAACCCGGGCAGAGTGGACTCGCGCACCTCTTCGAGCACCTGCTTTTCGAGGGCACGGCAAACACAAAGAATGGTGAGTTTGATCTTCTATTGCAGGAGAGGGGAGGCGAAAGCAATGCCTACACCTCGACCGATGTTACGAGCTATTATGTCGTGATTCCTTCTAACCAGCTTGAGTTTGCTCTGTGGCTCGATTCCGACAGGATGGCTGGTTTCGGCATAGACCAGAAGAGCCTCGACATTCAAAAGGATGTCGTCCTCGAAGAGAAGATGACGATTTACGACAATACTCCTTATGGCTCGCTGGAGGAGGAGAGCTCTAAAAGATTGTTTAATGGAAGCCGCTACAGCAATATGATTATCGGGTCAGCCGATGACATCAAAAACGCTACACTCGGCGAAATAAGAAAATTTTGGGAACGCTATTACCGCGCGTCAAATGCTGTGCTATCCATTACCGGCGACATCGATTATAATAAGACAGAGGATCTTGTAAGAAAATACTACGGTGAATTCGATAGGAAGGATAAACCTGCTAAGCCCGCATTCGACGAGATAATCTCAAACGGCGCGGAAATGGTCGAAATTTATGACAATGTCCAGCTTCCTGCGACGTTCCATTTTTTCAGACTTCCAAAGATGGGCTCGAAAGAAAACTATGCGATGAAGGTAATCAGCTCGATACTCAGCGACGGCGATAGCTCGCGCCTTTATAAAGACCTCGTCATCGAAAACATCGCCTCCGAGATAGAGACGTCCGTTTACGAAATGGAGGACGTCAGCATGTTCTCACTGTTCTCTTACGGCTACGCCGGAAAGGACACCCGCGAAATGGAGTTTGTCATCGACCGCACTCTTGATGACCTTGCCGAGGGTAGATTCACTGAAGAAGAAATTTCAAAAGTTAAAAATAAAATAGAAACCACGTTCAGCACGAGAAGACATTCCATTATCGGTTTGGCGGATAAGCTCTCCTCATTGAAGATATTTTACGATGACGTGGATCTCATCAATACTGAAATAAAATATTACCTGAATACGACAGCCGATGACCTTGTGGATACGGTTAGACGCTTTTTGGATAGAAGCCGTCGGGTCGTGTTAAACTATTTACCTAATCTATAA
- a CDS encoding insulinase family protein gives MNKDNSMTLDRSIPPAPGEIKDVKFPDFFESKTDNGITVLVVEDRKLPLVSARFVFKSGSYMDTVTGNNKAGLSSMTLDLMLKGTSKRTATDIAREVDFLGGVLSSGCDHDASFVSTYSLKKHFDKIFDIASDTVFDPTFPEDEIKRLKEQRHNTLLSYLDEGDYLASRIFSKYLYGDFPYAYPVEGVKSAVDDFTREDFVNFHKKYFVPCNLIVAFVGDISPEEAMLKVNEKFRELHAGDRPQKETVPELIQKPSHAYLIEKRGSVQSSIKMGHIGISRDNPDFIPATVMNTILGGSFTSRINHNLREVHGYTYGARSAFDWKKVSGDFSVETEVKNNLTHDAVKQIIIEIRRMRDELVTEDELQNIKNFITGNFPLQLETPNAIASKLINLKLYDMDDDYYSTYLSSVNALTREEIKETAEKYLHPDNLLISIAGNPKEIEEDMKHICEVSVLKEL, from the coding sequence ATGAATAAAGATAACTCTATGACTCTTGATAGATCCATTCCTCCTGCACCGGGAGAGATTAAAGACGTTAAATTCCCCGACTTTTTCGAAAGCAAAACCGACAACGGTATAACCGTACTAGTCGTTGAGGACAGGAAGCTTCCTCTCGTCAGCGCAAGGTTCGTTTTCAAATCCGGTTCTTACATGGATACCGTTACCGGGAATAATAAAGCGGGTCTGTCATCCATGACGCTTGACCTCATGCTGAAAGGTACTTCAAAACGCACGGCAACGGATATAGCGCGTGAAGTCGATTTTCTCGGCGGTGTGCTTTCCAGCGGGTGCGACCATGATGCCAGCTTCGTCAGTACGTACTCTTTAAAGAAACATTTTGACAAAATATTCGACATCGCTTCCGATACTGTTTTCGATCCCACTTTCCCGGAAGATGAAATAAAGCGTCTCAAGGAACAGCGCCACAATACTCTGCTTAGTTATCTCGATGAAGGCGATTACCTTGCGTCGCGTATTTTTAGCAAGTATCTCTACGGTGATTTCCCGTATGCGTATCCGGTGGAAGGTGTGAAAAGCGCCGTCGATGACTTTACGAGAGAGGACTTTGTAAATTTCCACAAAAAATATTTCGTGCCTTGCAATCTTATTGTAGCATTCGTCGGTGATATCTCGCCGGAGGAAGCCATGCTGAAGGTGAATGAAAAATTCCGCGAACTCCACGCAGGCGACCGCCCGCAAAAAGAAACCGTTCCGGAATTGATTCAAAAACCTTCGCACGCCTATCTAATAGAGAAGCGCGGCTCCGTGCAGTCTTCCATAAAAATGGGACATATCGGCATCAGCCGTGATAACCCGGACTTTATTCCCGCCACCGTGATGAATACCATTCTCGGAGGTAGTTTCACCTCGCGTATCAATCACAATCTACGCGAAGTCCACGGCTACACTTACGGCGCGCGCTCCGCGTTCGACTGGAAAAAGGTCAGCGGTGACTTCTCCGTCGAGACTGAAGTGAAGAACAACCTCACACACGACGCCGTTAAGCAGATCATTATCGAAATAAGACGCATGCGCGATGAACTCGTCACCGAAGACGAGCTTCAGAACATAAAGAATTTCATCACCGGCAATTTCCCGCTGCAGCTGGAGACTCCAAATGCTATCGCATCTAAGCTCATAAATCTGAAACTTTATGACATGGATGATGATTACTATAGTACGTACCTCAGCAGTGTAAATGCATTAACACGCGAAGAAATCAAAGAAACTGCTGAAAAATACCTGCATCCGGATAATTTACTGATCTCTATTGCCGGAAATCCGAAAGAAATTGAGGAAGATATGAAACATATTTGCGAAGTTTCGGTATTAAAAGAACTATAG
- a CDS encoding MoxR family ATPase codes for MTVQESDVKLVSELNSKYVELKTEVAKVIVGQDRIIEQIIISILANGHCLLIGVPGLAKTLIVRTLAEVLDLKFNRIQFTPDLMPSDITGTEILESDEEGKKFFKFIKGPIFANMLLADEINRTPPKTQSALLEAMQEHKVTAAGTTYKLEEPFFVLATQNPIEQEGTYPLPEAQLDRFMFNLWLDYPNESEESDIIKKTTSMYHPELSHIFTAEDIIRYQNLVRKVPVADEVIDYTVSVVAKTRPANAESPQFIKDYISWGAGPRASQYLILGAKTLCILEGRYSPTIDDIKRVSRPVLRHRLLPNFNAEADGKSVLEMIDMLFA; via the coding sequence ATGACTGTACAGGAAAGCGATGTAAAACTCGTCAGCGAACTCAATAGCAAATACGTCGAACTAAAAACCGAAGTAGCTAAAGTGATCGTCGGACAGGACCGTATAATAGAGCAGATAATCATCTCTATCCTCGCTAACGGACACTGTCTCCTAATAGGTGTGCCCGGTCTTGCAAAAACCCTCATTGTAAGGACCCTGGCTGAAGTGCTCGATCTCAAATTCAATCGCATACAGTTCACGCCCGACCTCATGCCCTCGGATATCACCGGTACGGAAATACTCGAGAGCGATGAGGAAGGAAAGAAGTTCTTCAAATTCATCAAAGGTCCTATCTTTGCCAATATGCTTCTCGCGGACGAAATAAACAGGACTCCTCCTAAAACTCAGTCCGCTCTGCTCGAGGCGATGCAGGAACATAAAGTCACTGCCGCCGGTACGACGTACAAGCTCGAAGAACCATTCTTCGTTCTTGCTACGCAAAACCCCATCGAGCAGGAGGGAACATACCCCCTTCCCGAAGCACAGCTCGACAGGTTCATGTTCAATCTCTGGCTTGACTATCCCAACGAGTCGGAAGAATCCGACATTATAAAAAAGACCACCAGCATGTATCATCCCGAGCTCAGTCACATCTTTACAGCCGAGGATATAATCCGCTATCAAAACCTCGTCCGCAAAGTTCCTGTCGCGGATGAAGTAATAGATTACACGGTCAGTGTCGTCGCAAAGACACGTCCTGCGAATGCCGAAAGCCCGCAGTTCATAAAAGACTACATAAGCTGGGGCGCTGGTCCGCGCGCGTCGCAGTACCTCATACTCGGAGCAAAGACTCTCTGCATACTCGAGGGCCGCTACTCGCCGACGATCGACGACATAAAGAGGGTCTCCCGTCCGGTGCTCAGGCACAGGCTCCTTCCCAATTTCAATGCCGAGGCAGACGGAAAGAGCGTCCTTGAAATGATAGACATGCTCTTCGCCTAA
- a CDS encoding T9SS type A sorting domain-containing protein translates to MSVGNVYVYSVNSHSGGGYDTTYLRRGTIDRDSLIDGRKYYFINSIKFNGWYRVDTATGSLYKYDSVGSCSHYINEILIDSLSSSPGGLNYSCIPGQSAIVICSFENRELFGQNIFHKKFSYSYNVGPATFTYNSYYASGYGLSTYVTYYSNFISGTVTHTLKGCVINGVVYGDTTVTSILQIGNTVPSSFSLHQNYPNPFNPSTKIKFGIPKGALVKLKIYDILGREVAVLVNEKLTAGIYEYDWNASALPSGVYFYRLEAGEFTESKRMVLVK, encoded by the coding sequence ATGTCGGTTGGTAATGTATATGTTTATTCTGTCAATAGCCATTCAGGTGGAGGTTATGATACAACATATCTTAGAAGAGGTACTATTGATAGAGATTCTTTAATTGATGGGAGAAAATATTATTTTATTAATTCCATTAAATTTAACGGCTGGTATAGAGTTGACACCGCGACGGGAAGTTTATATAAGTATGATTCAGTTGGTAGTTGTTCGCATTACATAAATGAAATATTGATAGACAGTCTATCTTCTTCGCCTGGAGGATTAAATTATAGTTGCATTCCAGGCCAGTCTGCAATTGTTATATGCTCCTTTGAGAATAGAGAATTGTTTGGGCAAAATATTTTTCATAAAAAGTTTTCATATTCCTACAATGTAGGACCTGCTACTTTTACTTACAATTCTTATTATGCCAGCGGTTATGGGCTAAGTACTTATGTAACTTATTATTCAAACTTTATTTCGGGGACAGTCACCCATACACTGAAAGGTTGTGTTATAAACGGAGTTGTTTATGGTGATACGACAGTAACTTCAATACTGCAAATAGGTAACACTGTTCCCTCTTCCTTCTCCCTCCACCAAAACTATCCCAACCCCTTCAACCCCTCCACCAAAATAAAATTCGGCATCCCCAAAGGTGCGCTCGTCAAACTAAAGATATACGACATACTCGGACGCGAGGTCGCAGTCCTCGTAAACGAAAAGCTCACAGCCGGCATATACGAATACGACTGGAACGCCTCCGCTCTACCCAGCGGGGTGTATTTTTACAGGCTGGAGGCAGGGGAGTTTACCGAAAGTAAAAGGATGGTATTGGTAAAATGA
- a CDS encoding T9SS type A sorting domain-containing protein, with protein sequence MRKLILILILMSSNAFCQSGWFWQNPLPQGNQISDNFRFNDLEFILVGDYGTILYTSNGGLNWTIQNSGTDISLLATHFINNFTGWAVGWNGTILKTTDKGNHWTSMSTPQLFKYRDVYFFDENTGIVCGEFNGFRRTTNGGINWIYITFQPAASLFSMHFFDSSRGIAVGGGGSVKTTLDAGQTWQDQQSAINPLNSVYFINESYGWAVGWGGYNVNRTQNGGINWENLGTVSGPLYSVYFVNGNTGWLSGDNGVVARTLNSGQNWTLQQSGIDGLILSLSMINSNTGYFFGAFGSIGKTTNGGINWKLSTELPIQWLRSVDFVDNNTGYVAGLNATIRKSTNGGYNWIELPQSLTTYDLYSVSFLNASTGFVSGYRSRILKTTDGGSHWLLGYEESGGILYSVNILNDSIGVSVGTGGKIVKSTNSGTSWFPQVSNTGGSLRSVQMLDENTGYIAGGDYLLSIILKTTDGGSTWLPKPSGTNLAFFGLCFISKDSGWAVGESGVIKFTSNGGETWISQTSNTTEWLRSVSFDDNDSGWISGENGVILRTTNAGNNWFSQDSHTKHYLFSVKAHGPDTAWIVGGACAILKTTTGGEIITGMNNNSLEIPQSFSLSQNYPNPFNPSTKIKFDIPKGALVKLKIYDILGREVAELVNEKLNAGVYEYDWNASALPSGVYFYRLQAGDFIETKRMVLVK encoded by the coding sequence ATGAGAAAGTTGATTCTCATATTAATATTGATGTCCTCAAATGCCTTTTGCCAATCCGGATGGTTCTGGCAGAACCCTTTACCGCAGGGGAATCAAATTAGTGATAATTTTAGATTCAATGATTTAGAATTTATTCTGGTTGGAGATTATGGTACAATATTATATACTTCTAATGGTGGTTTAAATTGGACTATACAAAATAGTGGGACGGATATATCATTATTGGCAACGCATTTTATTAATAACTTTACAGGTTGGGCAGTTGGCTGGAATGGAACAATCTTAAAAACAACTGATAAAGGTAATCATTGGACTAGTATGTCAACACCTCAGTTATTTAAGTACCGGGACGTTTATTTTTTTGATGAAAATACTGGTATTGTATGCGGCGAATTTAATGGTTTTAGAAGAACTACCAATGGTGGAATTAACTGGATTTATATTACTTTTCAACCTGCAGCTAGTTTATTTTCAATGCATTTTTTTGATTCAAGTAGAGGTATTGCTGTTGGCGGTGGTGGGTCCGTTAAGACAACGTTAGATGCCGGTCAAACCTGGCAAGATCAGCAATCAGCAATTAATCCTTTGAATTCGGTTTACTTCATTAATGAAAGTTATGGCTGGGCAGTTGGTTGGGGAGGTTATAATGTTAATAGAACGCAGAATGGAGGAATTAATTGGGAAAATTTAGGCACGGTTTCAGGACCTCTTTACTCTGTTTATTTTGTAAATGGCAATACTGGCTGGTTATCGGGAGATAATGGTGTAGTTGCCAGAACTTTGAACTCAGGACAGAATTGGACACTACAACAATCAGGTATAGATGGATTAATTTTGTCTTTGTCTATGATTAACTCAAATACCGGCTATTTTTTTGGTGCATTTGGAAGTATTGGCAAAACTACAAATGGAGGTATAAATTGGAAATTATCTACAGAATTACCAATTCAATGGCTTAGATCGGTAGACTTTGTAGATAATAATACCGGCTATGTGGCTGGGTTGAATGCAACAATAAGAAAATCAACAAATGGTGGATATAATTGGATAGAATTGCCACAATCTCTAACTACGTATGATCTTTATTCTGTAAGTTTTTTAAATGCCAGCACCGGCTTTGTAAGCGGATATAGAAGTAGGATATTGAAAACTACAGATGGAGGCAGTCATTGGTTACTTGGTTATGAGGAGTCAGGAGGTATTTTATATTCGGTTAATATTCTTAATGATTCAATTGGGGTTTCAGTTGGAACGGGGGGTAAAATTGTAAAATCGACTAACTCTGGAACAAGCTGGTTTCCTCAGGTTAGTAATACTGGAGGTTCTTTAAGGAGCGTTCAGATGCTTGATGAAAACACAGGTTATATTGCGGGAGGTGATTACTTATTATCAATAATCCTTAAGACAACTGATGGAGGAAGTACTTGGCTGCCAAAACCTTCAGGTACAAATTTAGCATTTTTTGGCCTTTGCTTTATTTCAAAAGATTCAGGGTGGGCTGTTGGTGAATCAGGAGTTATAAAATTTACTTCAAATGGTGGAGAAACGTGGATTTCTCAAACCAGTAATACAACAGAGTGGCTCAGGTCTGTATCCTTTGATGATAATGATTCAGGTTGGATATCAGGAGAAAATGGAGTAATATTGAGGACTACAAATGCAGGTAATAACTGGTTTTCTCAAGACAGCCATACAAAACATTATTTATTTTCTGTTAAGGCTCATGGACCTGACACAGCATGGATCGTTGGAGGTGCTTGTGCGATTTTAAAAACCACAACCGGCGGTGAAATAATTACAGGAATGAATAATAATTCTTTAGAAATTCCTCAATCCTTCTCACTCTCCCAAAACTACCCCAACCCCTTCAACCCGTCGACAAAAATAAAATTCGATATACCGAAGGGTGCGCTCGTCAAACTAAAGATCTACGACATACTCGGACGCGAGGTGGCGGAGCTGGTGAATGAAAAACTTAACGCCGGGGTGTACGAATACGACTGGAACGCCTCCGCTCTCCCCAGCGGTGTCTACTTCTACCGCCTCCAGGCAGGGGATTTCATCGAAACAAAAAGGATGGTACTGGTAAAATGA
- a CDS encoding T9SS type A sorting domain-containing protein yields the protein MCFTLDKCLGQSQDTLFNTTINSLGFQMINGFMFTYYAKNIGLYYVWGGMPMYIWSDRLRGCVINGIVYGDTSSSLSNIGIINQETPSIFSLSQNYPNPFNPSTKIKFDIPKGSLVKLKVYDILGREVAVLVNEKLTAGIYEYDWNASALPSGVYFYRLEAGDFIETKRMVLVK from the coding sequence ATGTGTTTTACTCTTGATAAATGTTTAGGACAATCTCAAGATACATTATTTAATACCACAATAAACAGTCTTGGTTTTCAAATGATAAACGGATTTATGTTTACATACTATGCTAAGAACATTGGTCTTTATTATGTTTGGGGTGGAATGCCAATGTATATCTGGTCTGATAGACTTCGTGGTTGTGTAATAAATGGCATAGTTTATGGAGATACTTCAAGTAGCTTGAGTAATATCGGTATTATTAATCAGGAAACCCCCTCCATCTTCTCCCTCTCTCAAAACTATCCCAACCCATTCAACCCGTCGACAAAAATAAAATTCGATATCCCCAAAGGCTCACTGGTGAAGCTGAAGGTATATGACATACTCGGACGCGAGGTCGCAGTACTCGTAAACGAAAAGCTCACAGCCGGCATATACGAATACGACTGGAACGCTTCCGCTCTCCCCAGCGGTGTCTACTTCTACCGCCTCGAAGCGGGCGATTTCATCGAAACAAAAAGGATGGTACTGGTAAAATAA